A window of Scomber scombrus chromosome 23, fScoSco1.1, whole genome shotgun sequence contains these coding sequences:
- the LOC134006305 gene encoding butyrophilin subfamily 3 member A2-like gives MLHLKERLSKCGLKAFSVSVFHHAVVLLLLTDCCGGQSQVVGPSQPIIVRVGDDVILPCNVKPATDAVSMTLEWSRPDLNPRFVHVRHEGKDLHDNQHSSYKGRTSLSIESLKHGDISLKLSKVKLSDNGKYRCFLPDLNKDSTVQLVVGAASSSAISLAGIDTSISAVVLQCESKGWHPQPEVFWLDGEGNLLSAGPTDTVRGPDGLYTVSSRVTVEKRHSNNFTCRVRQNNINQTRETNIIVPDDFFIAPSNSVGRIAITLAACFMCVLAVIFVVWKWRQNETKNKMKTQREEQQLMGYNDMIDTQKEHEQQLKNQRDELRSHRAKIEKLVEEKDDLFQTVEKEITEKEDKSFTRASEYIKLKDIILGYKWNLNERVKELDKLVMNTDKLLNKTECVTKTTSEKNEEENHKEQKQISEA, from the exons ATGCTTCACCTGAAGGAGAGGCTGTCTAAATGTGGACTCAAAGccttcagtgtttcagttttcCATCATGCTGTTGTCCTGCTTCTCCTGACAGACTGCTGTGGAG GTCAGTCTCAGGTAGTTGGTCCATCTCAGCCAATAATAGTAAGAGTTGGTGATGACGTCATTTTGCCATGCAATGTGAAGCCAGCTACGGATGCTGTTAGTATGACTTTGGAGTGGTCGAGACCTGACCTGAACCCCAGGTTTGTCCATGTGAGGCATGAAGGTAAAGACCTCCACGATAATCAACATTCATCCTACAAAGGAAGAACATCACTGTCCATCGAGAGTCTGAAACATGgagacatttcattaaaactCTCCAAAGTGAAACTCTCTGACAATGGAAAATACAGATGCTTCCTTCCAGATCTGAATAAAGACTCTACTGTTCAGCTTGTTGTTG GGGCTGCCTCCTCTTCTGCCATCAGTTTAGCGGGGATCGACACATCTATCAGCGCagtggtgttacagtgtgagtCTAAAGGCTGGCATCCACAGCCTGAGGTGTTCTGGCTGGACGGTGAGGgaaacctcctctctgctggacCTACAGATACAGTCAGAGGTCCTGATGGTCTCTAtactgtcagcagcagagtgactgtGGAGAAAAGACACAGCAACAACTTCACCTGTAGAGTCCGACAGAACAACATCAACCAGACCAGAGAGACAAACATCATTGTTCCAG atgatTTCTTCATTGCTCCAAGTAATTCTGTTGGTCGTATCGCCATCACCTTGGCTGCTTGCTTCATGTGTGTTCTTGCAGTTATCTTTGTTGTCTGGAAATGGAGGCAAAATGAAACCA aaaacaagatgaaaacacaaagagaagaaCAGCAGCTAATGGGATATAACGACATGATTGATACACAGAAGGAACATGAGCAGCAACTGAAGAACCAGAGAGATGAACTCAGATCTCATAGGGCCAAGATAGAGAAACTGGTGGAGGAGAAAGATGATCTGTTTCAAACAGTGGAGAAAGAAATAACAGAGAAGGAGGATAAGAGTTTCACCAGGGCATCAGAATACATAAAGCTAAAAGACATAATATTAGGGTACAAATGGAACCTaaatgaaagagtgaaagaaCTTGATAAACTTGTAATGAACACagacaaacttttaaataagACAGAGTGTGTGACTAAAACAACCTCTGAAAAGAACGAAGAGGAGAACCACaaggagcaaaaacaaatatCTGAAGCTTAA